DNA sequence from the Streptomyces tsukubensis genome:
CTGTGAAGGCGGGCGGCACGTTCGACTACCGGTTCGCGGTCGCGCACCCCGGCACGTACTGGTTCCACCCGCACTCGGGCGTCCAGCAGGACCGCGGCCTGTACGCGCCGCTGATCGTCGAGGACCCGAAGGAGCCGCTGAAGTACGACAAGGAGTGGGTGATCGTTCTCGACGACTGGGTCGACGGGATCGACGGCTCCACCCCCGACGCCGTCCTCACCGAACTCAGCAAGGGCATGATGAGCGGCGGCGGCCACGAGGGCCACGGCGCGGCCGGAACCACCGCCATGGGCGGCCGGGGCAGGTACTCGGGGGCCCGGCGGCCGGCCGCCGCGAAGACCCCCGGCCCGGGCGGTGCGGGCCCTTCGCGGATGATGATGGGCGCCAAGAGCGACCTGCTCGGCGGGGACGCGGGCGATGTGGCGTACCCGCACTATCTGATCAACGGACGGACACCGAAGGCCCCGGCGTCCTTCAGCGCGAAGCCCGGCGACCGGATCCGGCTGCGGATCATCAACGCGGGCGGCGATACGGCCTTCCGGGTCGCCCTCGGCGGCCACGAGCTGACCGTGACCCACACCGACGGCTTCCCCGTCGCGCCCGCGAAGACGGACGCCCTGCTGCTGGGCATGGGCGAGCGGTACGACGCCGTCGTCACCGCGGGCGACGGGGTCTTCCCGCTGGTGGCGGTCGCGGAGGGCAAGAACACGACGGCGCTGGCCCTGCTCCGTACGGGCGGCGGGGCCGCTCCCGCGGCGACCGTACGCCCCGCGGAGCTGACCCGGCGGGTGCTGACCGCGGACAAGCTGCGCGCCGACGCCTCGGTCGCGCTGCCCGCCCGCAAGCCGGACCGCGAGATCGACATCGAGCTGACCGGCGGGATGGCGAAGTACGACTGGGCGTTCGACGGCAAGCCGTACACCCCGGACCCGCGCCACGAGGTCCGGGCCGGTGAGCGGGTCCGGCTGGTGTTCCGCAATCCGACGGGCATGTGGCACCCGCTCCATCTGCACGGCCACACCTTCGCCGTCGGCGGTACGGCACAGGGCGCACGCAAGGACACCGCCGTCATCCTGCCCAACGGCACGCTGACCGCCGACTTCGACGCCGACAACCCGGGGCTGTGGATGATCCACTGCCACAACGTCTACCACGCGGAGGCGGGGATGATGACGGTCCTGGGCTACCGGAAGTAACAGGGGCGGACAAGGCCCGGCGCCTGCCGCACCCCGGGCCCTGTCCGCCGTGGACGGGGCCCGGCGCCGGACCGCGGACGGGCCCGGCCCGGGGTGCGGTGCGGCCCCGGGCCGGGCACCGTCCACGGTGGACGCGCGACCGCGCGTGGGGCGTCCCACACCCCGCCACCGGGACATCGCGTCAGAAAGACGATTACACTGGGGCCGTGCCTCAACTACGTCTCGCCCTGAATCAGATCGACGCGACGGTCGGCGACCTCGGCGGCAACGCCGAAGCGGTCGTCCGGCGCACCCGGCAGGCGGCCGAGCAGGGTGCGCATCTCGTGGCCTTCCCCGAGATGATGCTCACCGGCTACCCCGTGGAGGACCTCGCGCTGCGGTCGTCGTTCGTGGACGCCTCCCGCGCGTCCCTCACGGCCCTCGCCGCCCGGCTGGCGGACGAGGGCCTGGGCGGGGTGCCGGTGATCGTCGGCTATCTCGACCGCTCCGACACCGCGCAGCCGAAGTACGGCCAGCCCGCGGGCGCGCCCCGCAACGCGGCGGCCGTCCTCCACGGCGGCGAAGTGGTCCTCGGTTTCGCCAAGCACCATCTGCCGAACTACGGCGTCTTCGACGAGTTCCGGTACTTCGTGCCCGGCGACACCATGCCGGTGGTCCGGGTCCGGGGCGTGGACGTGGCGCTGGCGATCTGCGAGGACCTGTGGCAGGACGGCGGCCGGGTGCCCGCGACCCGCTCCGCCGGAGCCGGGCTGCTGATCTCCGTGAACGCATCGCCGTACGAGCGCGACAAGGACGACACCCGGCTCGACCTGGTGCGCAAGCGCGCCCAGGAGGCGGGCTGCACCGTCGCGTACTGCGCGACGACCGGCGGCCAGGACGAGCTGGTCTTCGACGGCGACTCCATCGTCGTGGACGCGGCGGGCGAGGTGATCGCCCGGGCCCCGCAGTTCGAGGAGACCCTGCTCCTCGTCGACCTCGACCTCCCGGCCGCGGCCCCGGTGCCGCCGTCCGGTGTCGTCGACGACGGCCTGCGGATCGACCACGCGGTGGTCTCCGAGGAGCCGGTGGCTGCCTACCGGCCCGAGTTCACCGGCGGGTACGCGGAGCGGCTCGACGACGACGCCGAGGTGTACGCGGCCCTGGTCACCGGACTCCGCGCCTATACCGTGAAGAACGGTTTCCGCTCGGTCCTGGTGGGCCTCTCCGGCGGTATCGACTCGGCGCTGGTGGCCGCGATCGCCTGCGACGCGCTGGGCGCCGGGAACGTGTACGGCATCTCCATGCCGTCGAAGTACTCCTCGCAGCACTCCCGGGACGACGCCGCCGAGCTGGCGCGCCGTACCGGACTCCACTTCCGTACCGTCTCCATCGAGCCGATGTTCGACGCCTACATGGGCGCCCTCGGGCTCACCGGGCTGGCCGAGGAGAACCTCCAGTCGCGGCTGCGCGGCACCCTGCTGATGGCGGTCTCCAACGAGGAGGGCCATATCGTCCTGGCCCCGGGCAACAAGTCCGAGCTGGCGGTGGGCTACTCCACGCTGTACGGCGACTCGGTGGGCGCGTACGGGCCGATCAAGGACGTCTACAAGTCGACGGTGTTCCGGCTGGCGCGGTGGCGCAACCGGGTCGCGGCGGAGCGCGGCGAGACCCCGCCGATCCCGGAGGCGTCGATCACCAAGCCGCCGAGCGCCGAGCTGCGCCCGGACCAGGTGGACACCGATTCGCTGCCGGACTACGACGTGCTGGACGCGATCCTGGAGCTGTACGTGGACCGGGACCGCGGCCGGGCGGCGATCGTCGCCGCCGGGTACGACGAGGAGCTGGTCGCGCGGGTGCTGCGGCTGGTGGACACCGCGGAGTACAAGCGGCGGCAGTACCCGCCGGGCACCAAGATCTCGGCGAAGGGCTTCGGCAAGGACCGCAGGCTGCCGATCACCAACCGCTGGCGCGAGCACGCCTCCTGACCCGGGACGCCCTCCGACCCGGGACGCCTTCCGATCCAAAGAAGCGACCCAACCTGTACGCCCCCGATCGCCCCGGCGACCGGGGGCGTACGGTGTACCCGGCGTACCCGGCACAGGGGCGCTCAGCCGCCGGTCACCCGCCCGCGCAGCCGCTCATGGCGCTGCCGGGCCGCCTGGGTGCTGCCGAGGCCCAGACCGAAGGCGATCTCCTGCCAGGTCAGCCCGCGGCCGTGGGCGATGGACAGCAGGGACTCCTCCAGCACGTCCAGATCGCCGCGCGCCCGCGCAACGAGGGTGAGGGCGGCGACCAGATCGCTCCGGTCGACCCCGTCCTCCTCCTCCGCCAGCAGACCCGGATTGGCGGCCAGCGCGACCGTGAGGCCCACCGCCTCGTGCGGCGTGATCATCGGCTGGTTCAGATGACGGCGCCGGAGCGGCTCCGACGCGGCATGGCGCCGGTCGATCCGGGCCAGGGCGGCGAACTCACGTCCGGCCCGCGCCGCGCCGGGCTCGGCCGGGGTGAAGACATCGGGGGGCGTACCGGAGGGCGTACCGGACTCGGGAGCGGTCTCGTTCATACGACCCGACGGTACGCGGCACTCCCCCAACGGTCAACGAAATATTGCCAATGAACCGTGACCAACATGACGTTGTGAACACTCTGTTTACTTCCGGGGGCGGTGAAAGGGCGCCCCGCAACCGTCGGGGCGCCCTCGGGACCGGCCGGATCAGTCCAGCTCGATGCTCGCCGCTATCGGCAGATGGTCACTGGCCGTCCGCGGCAGCGTCCACGACGCCACCGGCTCCAGCCCCTTCACCAGGATCTGGTCGATCCGCGCCATCGGGAACGACGCGGGCCAGCTGAAACCGAAACCGTGCCCCGCGGCGCCCTGCGTGGACCGCATCTGCGAGGTCACAGCCCGCAGCGCCCGGTCGTTCATCGTGCCGTTGAGATCGCCCAGCAGGACCACCTTGCCGACGTCCTCCAGCGCGATCGCCTCCCCCAGCGCGTCCGCGCTCTTGTCGCGCTCGTTGGCCGTGAACCCGGCGTGCATCTTGACCCGTACGGACGGCATATGGGCCACGTAGACCGCGATGTCCCCCCGGGGAGTGGCCACCGTGGAGCGCAGCGCCCGGGTCCAGCCCATCCGGATGTCGACCGGAGCGGACTTCTTCAGCGGATACTTGCTCCACAGCCCGACCGTGCCCTGGACCGTGTGGTACTTGTACGCACTCCGCAACCCCGTCCGGTAGGCCGCCACCTGACTCTGCGCCAGCTCCTGGAGCGCCAGGACGTCCGCGCCGGACTCCGCCAGATCGCGCGCCGTACCCTCCGGATCCGGGTTCTGGGCGTTGACGTTGTGCGAAGCGACCGTGATGTCCCCGCCGCTGCCCGACTTGTCGGTGAGCAGCCCCCCGAAGAGGTTCAGCCAGACCACCACCGGCAGCAGCAGCGCCAGCAGCGCCGTCGCCGAACGCCGCCACAGCGCGGCCAGCAGCAGCGGCACCGCCAGAGCCGGCAGCCACGGAAGGAACGTCTCCGACAGGGACCCCAGATTGCCTATCCGGTTGGGCACACGGGCATGCAGAGCCGTGAACAGCGCGACACCGACCGCCAGGACCGCGATGACGATCCCGCGCCGCCACAGGCCGCCGTCCCGCCACGGGCGGAACGGTCCGACGGTCCGCAGGCGCCGGAACCGGCCGCCCGGGCGGGGCGCGGGTTCCCCGAGGTCCCCCGGACCACCGCTCCCCGTCTCCGCCTTGTACGCCTGAACCATCCGCGTCGTCCTCACTGCCTTGCGTCGTCACGCACCGAGCTTCGGTCCTGACACTAGGCGATGACGTTACTGCGTCCACCGCCCCGGGGCGGCCGTACCCCCATGAGGACGCCCCCCGCGGCCCCGGCGGTTCCCACAAATCCCCCCAGGTCGGGACGGACCGGCAAACCAGGGGCCCGGGCGCGCCGCCGTGCCTCCGGAGTGCCTCGCAGACCCCGCCCCTTTCACGGCGCGGCACGAAGTGCCACCATGGTGGTGATCCGGGGACGCCGTCAGGGCGCCACGAGATGACATAAGGAGCCGTAGGTCATGACGCTTCAGGCTGCCCAGAAGCCTGCCGCCGACAGCAAAACGCTGTACGGCGGCAAGGGAACCCGCCGCATCACCGTCCACGACATCGCCGCCGCCAAGGAGCGCGGCGAGAAGTGGCCCATGCTCACCGCCTACGACGCAATGACCGCGTCCGTCTTCGACGAGGCCGGGATCCCGGTGATCCTCGTCGGCGACTCCATGGGAAACACCCACCTCGGCTACGACACGACCGTACCCGTCACGATGGACGAGATGACGCTGCTCTCCGCCGCCGTCGTCCGGGGCACCTCGCGCGCCCTCGTCGTCGGCGACCTGCCCTTCGGCTCGTACCAGGAAGGCCCCGTCCAGGCACTGCGGCACGCCACCCGCCTCGTCAAGGAGGCCGGAGTCGGCGCGGTCAAGCTCGAAGGCGGCGAGCGCTCCCTCCCGCAGACCGAGCTGATCGTGCAGGCGGGCATCCCCGTCATGTCCCACCTCGGCCTCACCCCGCAGTCCGTGAACACCATGGGGTACCGGGTGCAGGGACGCGACGACGAAGCCGCCCACCGGCTGCTGCGGGACGCCAAGGCCGCCCAGGAAGCGGGCGCGTTCGCCGTCGTCCTCGAACTCGTCCCCGCCGAACTCGCCGCCGAAGTCACCCGCTCCCTCCACATCCCGACCATCGGCATCGGCGCGGGCGCCGGCACCGACGCGCAGGTCCTCGTCTGGACCGATATGGCCGGACTGACCGGGGGGAAGGTACCGCGGTTCACCAAGCAGTACGCCGACCTGCGGCGGACACTGGGGGACGCGGCGAAGGCATTCGCGGACGACGTCATCGGCGGAACGTTCCCTCAGGAAGAGCACACCTTCCACTGATTTTCGGGGCTCGGTTCGCCTCCGGGGGGCTTGGGGGTTCACCCACGCCCCCGGGGCGTAGGGGGAAGATTTCTTCAGTCGATCGTGCTCGGCCGCTCGTTCCTCGCGGCCTGCGCGCGTTCTCCTTCCAGAAATCCGCGCCCCCCTTCGGCTCACTCGCGGAGCCATGGGCTCGGCCATCAGGTGATCGCAGAACCTGAGGCCGGGCGCCTACGGGGCCGGGCGAACCGACACCCGGTCGTCGGGACTGTCGGTCGGCTGTCGGTCGGTTGTCGGTGGCGTCCGGCACTGTATGGGCCATGACGCTCATCGACACCATCCCGGACCGCACCGGGAGCACTGCCGTCGAGGTGCGGGGGCTGGTCAAGCACTACGGCGCGACCAAGGCCCTCGACGGCGTGGACCTCGACGTCCGCGAAGGAACGGTCCTCGGGGTCCTCGGTCCCAACGGGGCGGGCAAGACCACTCTCGTACGGTGTCTGTCCACCCTCGTCACCCCCGACGCGGGCACCGCCACCGTCGCCGGGTACGACGTCGTGCGCCAGCCCCGCGGACTCCGCCGGGTCATCGGGCTCACCGGACAGTACGCCTCCGTGGACGAGAAGCTGCCCGGCCGGGAGAACCTCTACATGATCGGGCGGCTGCTCGACCTCTCCCGCCGGGACGCCCGGACCCGCGCGGACGAGCTGCTGGAGCGGTTCTCGCTGACCGACGCCGCCAAACGGACCGCCGGGACGTACTCCGGCGGAATGCGCCGCCGCCTCGACCTGGCCGCGTCCCTCGTCGGACGGCCCAGCGTGCTCTATCTCGACGAACCCACCACCGGACTCGACCCGCGGACCCGCAACGAGGTCTGGGCCGAGGTCCGGAGCATGGTCGGCGAGGGCACCACCGTCCTCCTCACCACGCAGTACATGGAGGAGGCCGAGCAGCTCGCGCACGAGCTGACCGTGATCGACCGGGGCCGCGTCATCGAAAGCGGCCGGGTCGACCAGCTCAAGGCCAGGGTCGGCGGCCGGACGCTCCTGATCCGACCCGTGGACCCGGCGGACCTGCCCACGATGGCGCGGGTACTCGCCGAGACCGGGCTCGACGGCGTCAGCGGTTCCGCGGTCACCGACGACGGGGAGGCACTGTCCGTGCCGATCCTGGCGGACGTCCAGCTCACCGCCGTCATCGGAGTCCTGGGCTCGCACGGCTTCGGCATAGCCGACATCGGCACCCGGCTGCCCAGCCTCGACGAGGTGTTCCTGGCCATCACCGGGGCGCCCGCACACCCGGCATCGGAGGAAGCCGGCCCGGCCGGCCGGAAGGGCAGGACGGCATGAGCAGCGGTACGCGTACGACAACGGGACCCATCACCGACAAGGAACCGGCGGCTCCCGCGAAGTACCCCGCGCCCGCCGGAACCGCACCCGCCGGGGCCGCCGGGCAGCGGCACGAACCCCGGATCGGACTCCGCTCCCATCTGCGCCACATCGGTGCACTGGCCCGGCGCAACACCCTCCAGATCAAACACGATCCGGAGTCGATGTTCGACGTCCTGCTGATGCCCGTGATCTTCACGCTGCTGTTCGTGTACGTCTTCGGCGGCGCGATCTCCGGCAAGGGCAACCAGGACGACTACGTCAACTACGTCATCCCCGGCCTGATGGCCATGATGGGCATGAACATCGCCATGGCCGTCGGCACCGGAGTCAACGACGACTTCAAGAAGGGGGTGATGGACCGCTTCCGCTCGATGCCCATCGCCCGCGCCTCGGTACTGATCGCCAAGATCGTCGTCGAGGTCGGCCGGATGACGGTCGCGATGGTGATCCTGCTGGGCATGGGCTTCCTGCTCGGCCTGGACGTCAGGACGTCCTTCCTGGAAGTGCTGGCCGCGATGGGCCTGTCCATCGTCTTCGGCGCGTCCCTGATGTGGGTCTTCATCCTGCTGGGCATCGCGATGCCCAACCCGCAGGCGGTACAGGGCGTCGCGATGCTGGTCCTGATGCCGCTGCAGTTCGGCTCCTCCATCTTCGCCCCGCCGTCGACGATGCCGGGCTGGCTGGAGACCTTCACCGAGTACAACCCGCTGTCGAACCTCGCGGACGCGGCCCGGGCCCTGGTCAACGGCGGCCCGCTCGCCGAGCCCGTCTGGGTCACGCTCGCCTGGACCCTGGCCATCACCGTCGTCACGGCACCGCTCGCGGTGGCCCGGTTCCGCAAGAGCTGACCCGGTGCCGTCCGGTCGGCGGTACGGCCGTACCGCCGACCGGACGGCATCACACCAGGGCGGTGGCCTCTTCGACCGAGAGGCCGCCGCCCTCTTCGTACGCCGCCGTGAACTCCGCGTCTCCGAGGGCCGCCCGCAGCTCTGCCCCGATCAGCTCCCGGGCCTCGCGCTCCCAGGCCGGAAGGCAGGCACCGGGCAGCCGCCGTGCGTCCGCGACGGCGAGCAGGCGCGCCGCGTCACCGGCACGGCCCGGATCCACGGCGGCCAGAGTGCCCGCCACCGTCACCAGATGGGTCGCCAGGAACTGCGGGGCGATCATGGTGCTGAGGGGTTCGGCAGACATCCGCATCGCGTCCACGGCCGCTTCGTACGCCTCCCGGTGCCGCCCGTCCTGATGGTCCAGCCAGGCGAGATAGCCCTTCACCATGCCGTGGAAGACCAGCAGCCGGCTGGCGCCGAACAACTCCATCAGTCCGGACAGCAGCTCCCGCGCCTCGTCGCGCCGCCCGGTGCGGCCCAGCCACATGCCGAGGAGGATCCGGGACACGGCGGTCGCCTCGTGGACCCGCTCCCCCTGGGCGGTCACCACGTCCCGGACGATCGCCTCGCCGCGCTCGGCCGATGCGCCGCCCAGTTCCAGCAGCGCACCGCCGAGCCGGGCCCGCAGCACGGCCACCTGGCTGGGGGCGCCGATGCGTTCGACATAGACCATGGCCTCCTCGTAGTCCGCCACCGCCAGGGCGAAGTCACCGCGCCGCTCCCGGGCCTCCGCACGGGCCGCGAGGGCCTCCGCGGCGCCCCAGGAGTCCCCGAGCCGGGTGAAGATCTGCCGGGCTTCGTCGGCGGACACGAACGCCTCCTCGGACCAGGGCGAACGGTCGGACAGCACATTGGAGCGGAACTGGACGGCGGCCGCCAGCTCCCACTCGTACCCGTACTCCCGGCACGACCGGACCAGCGTGTCGAGCATGTCCGGCAGCCGCGTCCCGTCGTCGGTCAGCAGAACCGCGAAGAACCACATGTTCCCCGGGAAACGGCACACCTGCGGCAGGTCCGACCGGTAGACCCGGGTGATCTGCCGCAGCCTCGCCAGGTTCTCCGGCGTGGTCCACAGATCGAAGTCGCGGTTGAGGGTCACCATGCGCAGCAGTTCGTTGCCGCGGCGTGCCTCCGCGAGCAGTTCGGGCCCCATGGGCGGCGGGGCGTCCGTGAACCGTTCGAAGAGCGGTTCCGCAGGGCCGGTCTCCGGGGCGAAGGGGTCGGGCCCCAGTTCCCGGGCGGCGGCGCACCAGTGGTGGCTCTCGGTCCGCAGGTCCTTCAACTGCCAGTACCAGCCCAGGTACATCACCAGGCAGAGCGTCTCCTGCTCGTCGCGGGCGGCGACGGCCCGGCGGAGCGCGGTGCGCAGGTTCTCGTACTCCAGGTCGAACAGCCGGAGGCCCGCGAGCTGTTCGGAACAGCGGAGCAGCGGGTCGGTGGCCCGGGCCAGCTCCCGGTAGTGGACGAGGTGGCGGCGCTCGGCGGCATCCCGTTCCCCGGCGGCGTCGAGGCGGTCGGCGGCGTACTCGGCCACGGTTTCGAGGAGGCGGTAGCGCATGGCGGAGCCGTCGCCGGGCGCGGCGACCACCAGCGACTTGTCGACCAGGCTGCCGAGGGCGGTGAGGGCGTCCGTACCGCCGCCGTCCCGAGCCCGGGGGTCGGCGCAGACGGCTTCGACGGCCGCCAGATCGCAGCCTCCGGCGAAGACGGAGAGGCGGCGCAGGACGGTGCGTTCGTGGTGGTCGAGGAGGTCCCAGGACCAGTCGACGACGGCGCGGAGGGTTTGCTGGCGGGGCAGGACGGTGCGGCTGCCGCCGGTGAGGAGGCGGAAGCGGTCGTCGAGGCGGTCGGCTATCTGGCGGGTGGTGAGCATGCGCAGGCGGGCGGCGGCGAGTTCGATGGCGAGGGGGAGGCCGTCGAGGCGGCGGCAGATCTCGGCGGCGGCCCGCGGGTCGTCGGTGACGGTGAATCCGGGGCGGGCGGCGGCACCGCGCTCCCCCAGCAGCCGCAGCGCGGCATCCCGGTGCAGCGGACCCACCGGCCGCACCAGCTCACCGGGCACGCCCAGCGGTTCACGGCTCGTCGCCAGAACCGTCACCCCCGGACAGCTCTCCAGCACCCGCGCCACCAGCCCCGCCGCCGCACCCACCACATGCTCGCAGTTGTCCACGATCAGCAGCATCCGCCGGTACCGGCAGTGCTCCACGAGCCGTGCCAGGGGGTCGGCGGCGAGGGCTTCGGCCCGCAGTTCCTCGGAGCCCGCGCCGCGCAGCACGGTCTGCCGGGCGCCGAGGCCGAGGAGCACGGTCTCGGGGACGCTCTCGGGGTCGTCGACCGGGGCGAGTTCGGCCAGCCAGACACCGTCCGGGTAGGCGTCCGCCTCGCGTTCGCCGGCCTCCTGCGAGAGGCGGGTCTTGCCCGCGCCGCCGGTACCGGTCAGGGTGACGAGCCGGGCGCTCCGCAGATCGTGGCGGAGCGCCCCGAGGTCGTCCTCCCGTCCGACGAACGACGTCAGCCGGGCACGCAGATTGCCACGCGCGGCGGAGGGTGCCGCCGGGGCGGGGGGCGTCGCCGGTACAGCGGGGGCCGGGGTTCCGGCGGGGGCGAGCAGCTCCGCGTACAGGGTGCGCAGCTCGGGTCCCGGGTCGGTGCCGAGGCGGCCGGCGAGCCGGGACCGTACCTCCTCGTAGGCGGCGAGGGCCTCGGCGGGCCGTCCGGTGGCTCGCAGTGCGCGGATCCGCAGCGCGTGCAGCGGCTCGTCGAGGGGGTCGGCGGCGCAGGCCGCGGCCAGCTCGGGCAGGCATTCCGCGGCCCGGCCGAGCGCCACGAGCGCGGCCAGCCGGTCCTTGACCGCGGCCCGGCGGCGGGCCTCGGCGCGGGCGGCCTCGGCCCGGCCGTCGTCGGGGAGGTCGGCGAGCGCCGGGCCGCGCCAGAGGGCGAGCGCCTCGTCGAGGATGCCCAGGGCCTTCACCGGGTCGTCCTCGGCGAGGGCGCGGGCCCCTTCGCCCGCGAGGCGGGTGAAGCGGTGGAGGTCGATGTCGTCCGGGTCGGCGGCGAGCCGGTAGCCACCGGCGTCGGAGGAGACCGCGGCGGCTCCGACGGCCCGCCGCAGCCGCCCGATCAGGGCTTGCAGAGCGCCCGTGGCATCGGCGGGCGGCTCTCCGGCCCAGACCTCGTCCACCAGGGTCCCCGCGGGCACGGGCCGCCCGGGGCTGAGTGCCAGCGCGCCGAGGAGCGCGCGCAGTCGGGCGCCGCCGAGGGGCACGGGGGTGCCGTCGTCGCGATGGACCTGGGTGGTGCCGAGTACGGAGTAGCGCACCCGGCCATTCTCCCCGCCCGGCGGGGGCTGCGGGCACCGAAGGCGGTACGGCGGGCGGGTGGCCGGAACGGGAGGCTCCCGGCGGCTGGAACGCGAGAGTGCAGGCGGGCGCCGGAACGGGAAGGTCCGGGCGGGCCGGAACCAGGGGCGTGGCCCGGTTCGTTCTCCGGGCACCGGCACCGACGGGTACGGTCGGTGACCACGCCGTCACGCCACCGGAGCCGCGCCATGAGCCCAGCAGCCGCCTCTTCCCGGTCCTCCCGCCGGGTCAGCCCCGTCTTCCTCGGCATCGTCGCGGTCGGCGCGGTCGCCGGCTGGGCGGTGTGGACGGACTGGTCCGGGACCGCCGGTTTCGCGGTCTTCGTCTTCGTGACCGCCGCCTGGGTGGTCTCCCTCTGTCTGCACGAGTACGCGCACGCCCGCACGGCCCTGTACGGCGGTGATCCGACCGTCGTCGACAAGGGGTATCTGACGCTCAACCCCCTCACCTACACGCACGCGCTGACCAGCATCGTCCTTCCGGTCCTCTTCGTGGTCCTCGGCGGTATCGGGCTGCCCGGCGGTGCGGTGTTCATCGAGCGCGGCCGGATCCCCGGGCGCTGGCGGCACAGCCTGATCTCCGCGGCGGGTCCGCTGACGAATGCGGCGTTCGCCGTGGTGTGTACGGCCCCGTTCTGGCTGCACGGTCTGGAAGGCGTCCCGCCGCTGTTCCGCCATGCTCTGGGCTTCCTGGCGCTGCTGCAGGTCACGGCCGCGATCCTGAACTTCCTGCCGGTGCCGGGGCTCGACGGGTACGGGGTGGTCGAGCCGTGGCTGTCCCCCGCGATGCGCCGCCGCCTCGCCCCGGTCGGCGCGTACGGCCTGCTGATCGTGTTCGCCCTGCTGTTCTTCGTACCGGAGGTGAACCGCGCCTTCTTCGACCTGGTGGACTGGGTGCTGCGGGGGCTGGGGGTGCCGGATCTGGAGACGGCCTGCGGCTACGACCTCTACCGCTTCTGGCAGCAGCCGCCGTCGGTGTGCACGGCCTGACCCCGGCACTGTGCCCGGGAATGGACCCGTCCCCCGCGCCGGGTCGCGGCGCGGGGGACGGGGGGTCTTCGGCAGGAGATCCCGGTGGGGTTACCCGAGTCTCTTCTTGTTGCGCCAGTCGGTGGTGAGGACGACGGTGGGTGCGGCGTGGACCGTTGCCCCGCCCGGGTAGAAGCGGACGACGCCGTTCTCGGCCGCGCCCGTGATGGCCCAGATCTCCGGTATGCCGTCCTTGTTGACATCGGGCGTACCGGTCATCAGCGGGATGACGGCCGTCGTCCAGTTGGTGCCGTACTGGGCGTCGATGCCGTTCTTGGAGTTGACGGCGCTGGCGAGGGAGTTGAGGTCGGTGCCCGCTCCGCCGGTGGCGGGCTTGCCGTGACGGAGCAGCAGGCGGTTGGTGTTGAAGTCGCGCCAGATCATATCGGCGGCGCCGTCCTTGTCGTGGTCCCCGAGGGAGACCAGGTCGCGGTTGGTCCAGGCGGTGGCCGAGAGCTGGATCGCGGTGTCGAAGGCGGCGCCGGTGTAGCCGGTGAAGACCCACAGCGCGTCTCCGGCGGTGGCGAACACCTCGGGCAGCTTGTCGTTGGTGATGTCACCGACCGCCAGGATCTGCGTCAGCGCGGAGGGCGCGGGCGCGTTCGACGGCATATGCACCTCTACGCGCTTGGACACGTCGACGCTGCCGTAGCCGTCACCGCGGTAGACGTAGAGCTTGCCGTCGGGCATCCGGGCGACCAGGTCCTGGATACCGTCGCCGCCGACGAAGTCGCCGTTGTGGGTGATCAGCGCCGGATTGTTCCCGTTCTCGTCGACCCAGTGGTAGCCGTAGTCCGGCTTGCCGTCCTCGTCCTCGTCCAGCTCGATGGCCCTGCCATTGTCGTGCGCCGCCAGCAGGGACGCGTGCAGATCACCGTTGGCCTCGGCGGGGTAGAGACGGAGGTCGCCGGTTGCGTCGACGACATAGAGGTCCGGGGTACCGTCACCGGTCACGTCGCCGGGGGCATCGGCCTTGTCCCGCGGGCTGACGTAGTGGAGGTAGCGGGTCGACGTCAGCGACATATTGCCCGCCGCGTCGGCCGCCTTCACATAGAGGATGTTCGGCCCGGCGTT
Encoded proteins:
- a CDS encoding site-2 protease family protein — translated: MSPAAASSRSSRRVSPVFLGIVAVGAVAGWAVWTDWSGTAGFAVFVFVTAAWVVSLCLHEYAHARTALYGGDPTVVDKGYLTLNPLTYTHALTSIVLPVLFVVLGGIGLPGGAVFIERGRIPGRWRHSLISAAGPLTNAAFAVVCTAPFWLHGLEGVPPLFRHALGFLALLQVTAAILNFLPVPGLDGYGVVEPWLSPAMRRRLAPVGAYGLLIVFALLFFVPEVNRAFFDLVDWVLRGLGVPDLETACGYDLYRFWQQPPSVCTA
- a CDS encoding ABC transporter permease codes for the protein MSSGTRTTTGPITDKEPAAPAKYPAPAGTAPAGAAGQRHEPRIGLRSHLRHIGALARRNTLQIKHDPESMFDVLLMPVIFTLLFVYVFGGAISGKGNQDDYVNYVIPGLMAMMGMNIAMAVGTGVNDDFKKGVMDRFRSMPIARASVLIAKIVVEVGRMTVAMVILLGMGFLLGLDVRTSFLEVLAAMGLSIVFGASLMWVFILLGIAMPNPQAVQGVAMLVLMPLQFGSSIFAPPSTMPGWLETFTEYNPLSNLADAARALVNGGPLAEPVWVTLAWTLAITVVTAPLAVARFRKS
- a CDS encoding daunorubicin resistance protein DrrA family ABC transporter ATP-binding protein; the encoded protein is MTLIDTIPDRTGSTAVEVRGLVKHYGATKALDGVDLDVREGTVLGVLGPNGAGKTTLVRCLSTLVTPDAGTATVAGYDVVRQPRGLRRVIGLTGQYASVDEKLPGRENLYMIGRLLDLSRRDARTRADELLERFSLTDAAKRTAGTYSGGMRRRLDLAASLVGRPSVLYLDEPTTGLDPRTRNEVWAEVRSMVGEGTTVLLTTQYMEEAEQLAHELTVIDRGRVIESGRVDQLKARVGGRTLLIRPVDPADLPTMARVLAETGLDGVSGSAVTDDGEALSVPILADVQLTAVIGVLGSHGFGIADIGTRLPSLDEVFLAITGAPAHPASEEAGPAGRKGRTA
- a CDS encoding AfsR/SARP family transcriptional regulator, with amino-acid sequence MRYSVLGTTQVHRDDGTPVPLGGARLRALLGALALSPGRPVPAGTLVDEVWAGEPPADATGALQALIGRLRRAVGAAAVSSDAGGYRLAADPDDIDLHRFTRLAGEGARALAEDDPVKALGILDEALALWRGPALADLPDDGRAEAARAEARRRAAVKDRLAALVALGRAAECLPELAAACAADPLDEPLHALRIRALRATGRPAEALAAYEEVRSRLAGRLGTDPGPELRTLYAELLAPAGTPAPAVPATPPAPAAPSAARGNLRARLTSFVGREDDLGALRHDLRSARLVTLTGTGGAGKTRLSQEAGEREADAYPDGVWLAELAPVDDPESVPETVLLGLGARQTVLRGAGSEELRAEALAADPLARLVEHCRYRRMLLIVDNCEHVVGAAAGLVARVLESCPGVTVLATSREPLGVPGELVRPVGPLHRDAALRLLGERGAAARPGFTVTDDPRAAAEICRRLDGLPLAIELAAARLRMLTTRQIADRLDDRFRLLTGGSRTVLPRQQTLRAVVDWSWDLLDHHERTVLRRLSVFAGGCDLAAVEAVCADPRARDGGGTDALTALGSLVDKSLVVAAPGDGSAMRYRLLETVAEYAADRLDAAGERDAAERRHLVHYRELARATDPLLRCSEQLAGLRLFDLEYENLRTALRRAVAARDEQETLCLVMYLGWYWQLKDLRTESHHWCAAARELGPDPFAPETGPAEPLFERFTDAPPPMGPELLAEARRGNELLRMVTLNRDFDLWTTPENLARLRQITRVYRSDLPQVCRFPGNMWFFAVLLTDDGTRLPDMLDTLVRSCREYGYEWELAAAVQFRSNVLSDRSPWSEEAFVSADEARQIFTRLGDSWGAAEALAARAEARERRGDFALAVADYEEAMVYVERIGAPSQVAVLRARLGGALLELGGASAERGEAIVRDVVTAQGERVHEATAVSRILLGMWLGRTGRRDEARELLSGLMELFGASRLLVFHGMVKGYLAWLDHQDGRHREAYEAAVDAMRMSAEPLSTMIAPQFLATHLVTVAGTLAAVDPGRAGDAARLLAVADARRLPGACLPAWEREARELIGAELRAALGDAEFTAAYEEGGGLSVEEATALV